A window of the Theileria parva strain Muguga chromosome 2, complete sequence, whole genome shotgun sequence genome harbors these coding sequences:
- the SEC62 gene encoding Translocation protein Sec62 family protein, which produces MSKTNKEYKVNSELSSLMDVMLNSGVKVKSAAEVGKRAVQFTRGDEISKWLMSNKELVYNKCPSFFQNSKLEDNDDLANFVDRLIEKGFMYRAQYQPLEGTLEKSETGSYKRPMWPKRLIRTQKQRFDTVGFYILSYEGSQKWNYLKLSGIIFGIIAMCMFQAWPLYLKLSMWYISVVLLTFLMASIILRLILFLIMWFCGYDFWLFPNLFDEDLGVVDSFKPLYSFTYRKDNLTMMACRLLCSILIGVSVYQLGKTHDINDIYKFTKQSFLDVLDWGHQKLAAPPEEASFYKSLGVDLSTEFKEKDPEEPTEEGEEDDYNCLLGCGFKSLDDLVKNCMTDCECMSNLLENSCLKHCPNETVASLTEVKVDICKRYKRKQTAL; this is translated from the exons atgTCGAAAACCAAT AAGGAATATAAAGTTAACAGTGAACTTTCATCCCTCATGGATGTAATGCTCAACAGCGGAGTCAAAGTTAAATCAGCCGCAGAG GTAGGGAAAAGAGCAGTTCAATTTACCAGGGGTGATGAGATATCAAAGTGGCTAATGAGTAACAAAGAACTCGTATATAATAAG TGTCCAAGCTTTTTTCAAAACTCAAAATTGGAGGATAACGACGATTTAGCAAATTTTGTCGATAGGCTCATTGAAAAGGGATTTATGTATCGCGCCCAGTATCAACCA CTTGAAGGAACACTGGAAAAGTCCGAAACCGGATCAT ACAAGAGACCGATGTGGCCTAAGAGATTAATCAGAACTCAAAAACAGAGATTCGATACTGTAGGATTCTACATCCTCTCATATGAAGGGAGTCAAAAGTGGAATTATCTGAAGTTAAGCGGAATAATCTTCGGAATCATC GCAATGTGTATGTTCCAAGCATGGCCATTGTACTTAAAACTCTCAATGTGGTACATTTCAGTAGTTCTGCTAACATTTCTG atGGCCTCAATAATCCTGAGATTGATTCTGTTTTTGATTATGTGGTTCTGCGGATACGATTTCTGGCTCTTTCCGAACCTGTTCGACGAAGATCTCGGAGTTGTAGACTCTTTCAAGCCATTATACTCATTTACTTACCGAAAAGATAACCTAACAATGATGGCATGTAGATTACTTTGCTCAATACTAATTGGAg tttcCGTGTATCAATTGGGGAAAACGCATGACATAAATgatatatacaaatttacGAAGCAGTCATTTTTGGATGTACTCGATTGGGGTCACCAGAAGCTTGCAGCTc CACCTGAGGAAGCTTCCTTTTACAAGTCACTCGGAGTTGATCTGTCCACCGAGTTCAAGGAAAAGGACCCGGAAGAACCCACAGAAGAAGGAGAAGAAGATG ATTACAACTGTTTACTGGGCTGTGGTTTCAAATCTTTGGATGATTTGGTCAAGAATTGTATGACTGATTGCGAGTGTATGAGT AATCTGCTGGAAAATAGTTGTTTGAAGCACTGTCCTAATGAGACAGTAGCATCTTTAACTGAGGTTAAAGTCGACATTTGTAAAAGATACAAGAGGAAACAAACAGCT
- the rplT gene encoding Ribosomal protein L20 family protein, whose amino-acid sequence MKIPRDIVFQVVRGFRGRTKGCLKLASVKAAKALNYSYHSRRKRHSQIRAHWISTINRASREWWLIYSRFVGSLSRVNCTLSKKSLFVLALNEPITFKCLVDESKYLLNEVVEKRRDISNI is encoded by the exons atgaaaattcCTAGGGATATTGTTTTCCAGGTGGTTCGTGGTTTTAGAGGCAGAACCAAAGGCTGTTTAAAACTTGCTTCAGTAAAAGCCGCTAAGGCTTTAAACTATTCCTATCATTCCAGAAGAAAGCGACACAGTCAAATTCGG GCTCACTGGATTTCAACTATAAACCGTGCTTCCAGGGAGTGGTGGCTAATATACTCAAGATTTGTCGGCTCTCTAAGCAGGGTTAATTGTACATTATCTAAGAAATCACTTTTTGTCCTCGCTCTGAACGAGCCGATTACTTTCAAATGTCTAGTTGACGAATCCAAATATTTACTCAACGAAGTAGTCGAGAAACGGAGAGATATATCAAACATATAA
- the ABCC4 gene encoding ABC transporter family protein, giving the protein MEENDIALKGAGKRKINHDVDSNYLIWKSEVYEENYFKRTNKSGYKYYDTSGIFKCLFYNWVTNWTYSLSKSYIEPYKLHPLPINDQILYWQPIFSKHVSDGIVRLESNGYFDPNGKSYGKQINSVLMRALFLTFWKRTLVVLLSVITTNILSMSISILVKFLLKNFNKKTLTHLEIYLTLLAITSVQIADGLLTEFFNYYLIRWRIVWDYCVLITVFQHGLCYRKKFFNNVEGTNVLNVCNSVLHSCSPDSKCSENPLYCPARRFQNREMNARMFSFMMYDAFHVALFSESIVYVFNFLSNFVYGAILISRQIKINLWLLYLIGLIIIFLMVVVEITNAFLLKFYYQIKDYRIGEFVEIVSELSIIKKLLYDDIATNIITERRNKELSFILIRLFLSFLNKSLCVVCNNLSFFILIKYFVKTVRNAKDITEIDTEGFLSTFYILFRIINSMFLFPHFLKSFALFYASYRRIASFLNKCSPNFYISDNKFTGSAEMSYEVPAVTNQIDKDVVVLYKDASFSWVNNRSDLANMNNEVYLKNVNFQLRRGEIAIITGPHGCGKSNFIKSVLGEMTLIDGSMAVVPLHTSMPIFYASQEIWLQQGTIRSNITFGHRFDEEIYNAVIKALELESDISMWEDKDLRVVSDKAHSLSCGQRVRMEMARAIYAYLVFSKVNKQYNNGECSFLMCLDSQFHGLDPYVSRTVFYNLFNSESGLLVKDDLSLVMSSSLLVFDKCIRASDLDKFPNIPIYEISDKFLVFYCYLSDVFSDKKTDMEVKKVPSSSHPHRMNFFNKDMMKLCYSDANTKVGRAAVTKFKYKQSFNEIVKNEYQGHKFNPYSLYLNAAKFTFAIFIIVIFGSSLMDNVKFVISTNLSDFINKNSKEFKEGFTVDLEQIKSRADSTLRIITTVVSFIISSSLVSSVLFAISSIVASRRIHEYCVSSVFKNSSTIIKIKKQIHQVITYISADIYFVDEYVAEMMSTALLSIIQTFVSIGILFYTMPLSIPLITLAIVLVFELIVSKYIIAATNIQVARLETMAHINTDCENAILSSPIYRSFKKEWELVNDIFENVDYKARCRFLIRCISTWASVLFNWIFSITTALFLAVMIIFDKFTNYEMVVGYFGLGLSLSMSAIKSFSNFKFCFANLQVFLCSVRRFQLFIPPGTKCVFDRFHNIHEEDLVVNSAKPNLQIDKKKLLRRRKHEFRDTNPNILKRLFFSPKINVIDIGKYLPSEHYGVVLKDVCVYTTSQMNNEGIILNNVTASGQPSHIIGIIGRTGAGKTTLLSVLQNTVRNRTGQVLLDGRDLQEIPKSVIRHIIGVLPQLPFVFKGWTIRRFLDPRKLFTDDEINQALDNCGLLEFVNRLPGNLKLDTVIIKESFNFNKLKSDNTNGKKIVDDRKEFRDEESLTMGEIQPEDIMLSISQLRTLWFAKLVLHKNLYRMIIIDEPPSDNISNEDDENNTNYIGIPIYELLDKYFKHCTCFVTAHYANVLKSCTSVWVMHHGRLIKSCSASDVSKNDSISNIIEEMVTKYSNN; this is encoded by the coding sequence ATGGAAGAAAACGATATCGCACTAAAAGGTGCGGGTAAgagaaaaataaatcacGATGTTGACTCAAATTATCTAATATGGAAAAGCGAGGTATACGAAgagaattattttaaaagaaCTAACAAATCTGGATATAAATACTATGATACATCTGGGATTTTTAAGTGTTTGTTTTATAACTGGGTTACCAACTGGACATACTCGTTATCAAAGTCATATATTGAGCCATATAAACTACACCCGTTGCCCATTAACGACCAGATACTCTATTGGCAGCCAATTTTCTCTAAACATGTTAGTGATGGAATTGTAAGACTAGAATCAAACGGGTATTTTGACCCGAATGGTAAAAGCTATGGCAAACAGATAAATTCGGTTTTAATGCGTGCACTCTTTCTAACATTCTGGAAAAGAACATTGGTCGTACTCCTCTCGGTTATAACTACAAATATTCTGAGTATGAGTATCTCAATCCTCGTAAAAtttcttttaaaaaattttaataaaaaaacacTCACCCACTTAGAAATATACTTGACGCTGTTGGCAATTACTTCAGTTCAAATCGCCGACGGGTTGCTGACCGAGtttttcaattattatCTAATTAGATGGAGAATTGTATGGGACTACTGCGTGCTGATTACAGTATTCCAACACGGCCTCTGCTACAGAAAAAAGTTCTTCAATAACGTCGAGGGAACTAATGTTTTAAATGTTTGTAATAGCGTTTTGCACAGTTGTTCTCCTGACTCCAAATGCTCTGAAAACCCCTTATACTGCCCAGCTAGGAGGTTTCAAAATAGGGAAATGAATGCCAGGATGTTCTCGTTCATGATGTATGACGCGTTCCATGTGGCCCTGTTCTCTGAATCGATAGTGTATGTTTTCAATTTCCTCTCGAACTTTGTATATGGAGCGATTTTGATTTCTAGAcagattaaaattaatctttGGCTGTTGTATTTAATAGGGCtgattattatattcttaaTGGTCGTAGTTGAAATTACAAACGCGTTTTTACTAAagttttattatcaaattaagGACTATAGGATTGGAGAATTTGTCGAAATTGTGTCGGAATTGAGTATAATCAAAAAATTGCTATACGACGATATCGCAACTAACATTATCACGGAGCGTAGGAATAAAGAACTCTCATTTATCTTAATAAGATTGTTTTTGTCATTTCttaataaatcattatGCGTAGTGTGCAATAACTTATCCTTTTTCATTTTGATAAagtattttgtaaaaacaGTTAGAAACGCAAAAGATATCACGGAAATTGATACTGAGGGATTTCTGTCAACATTTTACATTCTCTTCAGGATCATAAATTCGATGTTTCTGTTCCCACATTTCCTCAAATCTTTCGCTTTGTTCTATGCATCGTATAGGAGAATTGCTAGTTTTTTGAATAAATGCTCACCCAATTTTTACATCAGCGATAACAAGTTCACTGGATCCGCTGAGATGTCCTATGAAGTCCCAGCTGTGACTAACCAGATTGATAAGGACGTTGTTGTACTATATAAGGACGCTTCATTTTCATGGGTTAATAACAGAAGTGACCTTGCCAACATGAATAATGAGGTTTATCTGAAGAATGTGAACTTTCAGCTTAGGAGAGGTGAAATCGCAATAATTACAGGCCCTCACGGTTGTGGGAAATCTAACTTCATCAAATCAGTTCTCGGTGAGATGACATTGATTGATGGTTCAATGGCAGTAGTTCCCCTCCACACATCAATGCCAATATTTTACGCTTCACAGGAAATATGGCTACAACAGGGAACCATCAGATCAAATATAACCTTTGGACACAGATTCGATGAAGAGATATATAACGCAGTAATCAAGGCACTAGAGCTTGAGTCTGACATTTCAATGTGGGAAGACAAAGACCTGAGAGTTGTGTCGGACAAAGCACATTCTCTTAGTTGCGGTCAGAGAGTTAGAATGGAAATGGCTCGCGCTATCTATGCCTATCTCGTGTTCAGTAAAGTTAACAAGCAGTATAACAATGGAGAATGCTCGTTCCTGATGTGCCTGGATTCACAGTTCCATGGATTAGATCCCTACGTATCGAGAACAGTATTCTACAACCTCTTCAATTCCGAGTCTGGACTTCTGGTTAAGGATGATCTCTCCCTCGTCATGTCATCCTCACTGCTGGTATTTGATAAGTGTATTAGAGCTTCAGACCTGGACAAGTTCCCGAATATCCCGATATACGAAATCAGTGATAAATTCCTCGTGTTCTATTGCTACTTGTCGGACGTTTTCAGTGACAAGAAAACAGACATGGAGGTTAAAAAGGTTCCGTCCTCAAGTCACCCGCACCGAATGAACTTCTTCAACAAGGATATGATGAAACTGTGCTATTCAGATGCTAATACCAAGGTTGGAAGAGCAGCAGTCACAAAATTCAAATATAAACAGTCCTTTAACGAAATAGTTAAAAACGAATACCAAGGTCATAAATTCAACCCATATTCTCTTTATTTAAATGCAGCTAAATTCACATTtgcaatttttattatagtCATTTTTGGCTCGAGCCTTATGGATAACGTCAAGTTTGTCATCTCTACAAACCTCTCGGACTTCATTAATAAAAACTCAAAGGAGTTCAAGGAAGGGTTCACTGTAGATTTGGAGCAAATCAAGTCTAGGGCCGACTCCACTCTAAGGATCATTACCACAGTTGTGTCCTTCATCATCTCGTCATCACTTGTATCCAGCGTTCTATTCGCGATATCAAGTATAGTTGCATCAAGAAGGATTCATGAATATTGCGTAAGCTCTGTTTTCAAGAACAGTTCAACGATCATTAAGATAAAGAAGCAAATACACCAAGTTATAACTTACATTTCAGCTGACATTTACTTCGTTGATGAGTATGTGGCGGAAATGATGTCAACGGCACTTTTGTCAATAATCCAGACCTTTGTGTCAATAGGGATACTGTTTTACACAATGCCGCTGTCAATTCCCCTGATCACTCTCGCAATAGTGTTAGTGTTTGAGCTGATCGTGTCGAAATATATAATCGCAGCCACAAATATTCAGGTCGCAAGACTGGAAACGATGGCCCACATTAACACAGACTGTGAAAACGCCATATTATCGTCACCAATTTACAGAAGCTTCAAGAAGGAGTGGGAATTGGTTAATGACATTTTCGAGAACGTAGATTATAAAGCTAGATGCAGGTTCCTAATCAGGTGCATTTCAACGTGGGCCTCAGTGTTGTTTAACTGGATATTTTCAATCACAACAGCACTGTTCCTGGCAgtaatgataatatttgaCAAATTTACAAACTATGAAATGGTCGTCGGTTACTTTGGGCTAGGTCTGTCACTGAGCATGAGCGCAATTAAATCTTTCAGCAACTTTAAATTCTGTTTTGCAAATTTGCAGGTTTTCCTGTGCTCAGTTAGGAGGTTTCAGCTATTCATTCCTCCAGGCACCAAGTGTGTGTTTGACAGGTTCCATAATATTCACGAAGAGGACCTTGTCGTCAATTCTGCCAAGCCCAATTTGCAAATAGATAAAAAGAAGTTGTTAAGACGGAGGAAACATGAGTTCAGAGATACAAACCCCAACATCTTAAAGAGGCTCTTCTTCAGCCCAAAGATCAACGTTATAGATATTGGCAAATATCTCCCATCTGAACACTATGGAGTAGTGTTGAAGGACGTCTGCGTATACACAACTTCACAGATGAATAATGAAGGTATTATCCTGAACAATGTAACAGCCTCGGGTCAACCCTCACATATCATTGGTATCATTGGTAGAACAGGTGCTGGTAAAACTACTTTATTGTCAGTTCTGCAGAACACTGTTAGGAATAGAACGGGTCAAGTCCTGTTGGATGGTAGAGATTTACAAGAGATTCCCAAAAGTGTCATCAGGCACATTATCGGTGTTCTTCCTCAACTACCATTTGTTTTCAAGGGTTGGACCATTCGTAGGTTCTTAGATCCTAGGAAATTATTCACTGATGATGAGATTAACCAAGCCCTGGATAACTGTGGTCTCCTCGAGTTTGTTAATCGCCTACCTGGTAACTTAAAGCTGGACACTGTTATTATCAAGGAATCcttcaattttaataaactcAAGTCAGATAATACAAACGGTAAGAAAATAGTTGATGACAGGAAGGAGTTTCGTGATGAAGAGTCCTTAACAATGGGTGAAATACAGCCAGAAGATATCATGTTATCCATAAGTCAGCTTAGAACCCTCTGGTTTGCAAAGCTTGTACTACACAAAAATCTATACagaatgataataattgatGAGCCGCCTTCCGATAACATTTCAAACgaagatgatgaaaataatacaaattacATTGGTATTCCGATTTATGAACTGCTGGATAAGTATTTCAAACATTGTACCTGCTTTGTAACTGCACACTACGCCAACGTCCTGAAATCTTGCACATCAGTCTGGGTTATGCATCACGGCAGGCTAATCAAGAGCTGCAGTGCCTCAGATGTATCAAAAAATGATTCAATCTCAAATATCATCGAAGAAATGGTCACAAAGTACTCAAACAACTAA
- the ABCC4 gene encoding ABC transporter family protein, which translates to MQSVSFDSSFEICTVDDDEYSSIEGEKQGRPSSARGQLFWESRLYHKSYFTRETDNNKFKYYDSSNIFIFLLFQWVRKWCRFVSLDYVKPYKLHPLPVKDQILYWQPIFSKRVSDGIVRLETRKSKKKGTKSKPYTSILLRALFLTFFKRTFFGLFGIVAVNVFSMSIAIVVNIYLKRLHEKKFDFTKCALFVLAITSMQFVDGFCFDHLLFYMYRLVHIVHYCVSITVFQHGLCYRRKFFNNVKGSNVLNVCNSVLHSCSPESKCSENPLYCPARRFQNSDITPRMFSFEFIDSYYISLFFDSLISVIQFLTNCIYGFLLIKFYISLRIFLLTMAVVLFIASTLLLEVINTFILNYIYSFKDYRITQCRDIICSFFIIVKMSMESIAHNIITETRNAELSLIVLRLLLSFANKIFFTLSVSMMFLFILNDFVDDLKKTNDITKIKCVDLLTMLYILLKIIFSISLFPYGVKQMFTSIVSLKRIGEFIVNCSPNFYISDNKFTGSTEMANDVVNSTGQLDKDVVVLYKNASFTWVNSRKDLQNLKFQPYLKNINFQLKRGEIAIITGPQGCGKSNFIRSVLGEMTLIDGSMAVVPLHTSMPIFFASQEIWLQQGTIRSNITFGHRFDEVLYKSVLKAVELETDISSWDRGDLRVVSNYAFCLSGGQRVRIEMARAIYAYLVFSKVNKEYTRNQCSFLMCLDSPFHGLDPYVSRTVFNNLLNLKSGLLVKDDLSLIITSSLLEIEKCIKTSELNKFPKIPIYHIYNMTMTLYHDLKDYSEMVKDEFGSSSSHLDATPRTPADYESDSTLFSFTHLIEKASADINESEIRHNLTINNYNRTESTICSTSNSGFKPYGIYFSAAGAFFIFFLSLTFAATIMDNLKFIFASELADYIRERVEFKGTPHEMMNRFADIQSHSDKSLKAISLFTVCVIGVCSAGTIFLVISCVKSSRKIHEYCINSIFTNSSAVVKIKRKISQLITYLSSDIFQIDESIGYAMSTALVSLVESLIHVLTLCYLIPFSTPVIVVVVFVIIKFVFIRYVNASKNLQLSSLESTAHINSVCENAISGSEAHRCFKKEWKFMDDIIEHTDYYMRCLFLNKSVLTRSSIIAKGLFSLINLVLLIPLIRFKFHEVKIQVGIYGLAISLSMIVSYAFTNFMVSFGRLEVLMCSMKRFESFVPLNTKCRFEKKRNVRKEDFIVNYSKDSLNSMITNEFKYYLYKRRVNEYKKKNSCFSLNTVLNPPKLVILDIATVLPITHTGLEIKKMYVDASESNSRVPNHILKDINASASASDIIGIIGRTGSGKTTLLSVIQNTVGNRTGQVLLDGKDLNDIPRHILGQIIGVLPQLPFVFKGWTIRRFLDPRKLFTDDEINQALDSCGLLEFVNRLPGNLKLDTVIIKESFTITKRTVINKEPEVAKKRASAYRRSLTVHDLKNYYADSDMILSSSQLRTLSFARLVLYKKFYRIILVDEPPSENCSDSDGQEQSLDKEIGIPIYELLKDHFCHCTTFVTAHDANALVLCTSVWVMHNGYLIRICDREDISLNESISNIIEESVRRKSLNK; encoded by the coding sequence ATGCAATCAGTATCGTTTGATTCCTCGTTTGAAATATGTACCGTTGATGATGATGAGTATTCCTCGATTGAAGGTGAAAAACAAGGACGACCCTCAAGCGCGCGAGGCCAGCTCTTCTGGGAAAGTCGACTGTACCATAAATCGTATTTTACCAGAGAAACcgataataataaattcaaataCTATGATAGCAGcaacatatttatatttctgTTGTTTCAATGGGTTCGTAAATGGTGTAGGTTTGTTTCCTTGGATTACGTCAAGCCGTATAAATTACACCCATTGCCAGTTAAAGATCAAATCCTCTATTGGCAGCCGATCTTCTCTAAACGTGTAAGTGATGGGATAGTGAGGCTAGAAACCCGAAAATCAAAGAAGAAGGGAACGAAATCGAAGCCTTACACGTCAATCCTTCTGCGTGCCCTGTTCCTAACTTTCTTCAAGAGAACTTTTTTTGGGCTCTTTGGTATCGTTGCCGTAAATGTTTTTAGTATGAGTATCGCAATTGTGGTTAACATTTACCTGAAAAGATTACATGAAAAAAAGTTCGATTTTACAAAATGTGCATTATTTGTACTTGCAATAACATCCATGCAATTTGTAGACGGATTCTGCTTCGACCATCTGTTGTTTTACATGTATAGACTTGTCCACATTGTACATTATTGTGTGTCAATCACTGTTTTCCAACATGGCCTGTGTTATAGAAGAAAGTTCTTCAATAACGTCAAGGGCTCCAATGTTTTAAACGTTTGTAACTCGGTGCTGCATAGTTGCTCACCTGAGTCCAAATGCTCCGAAAACCCTTTGTATTGCCCTGCCAGGCGATTTCAAAACAGTGATATTACTCCGAGGATGTTTTCATTTGAATTTATCGACTCCTACTACATTTCGCTCTTCTTCGACTCGCTAATTTCCGTAATCCAGTTCCTGACAAATTGTATCTACGGCTTTCTTCtgattaaattttacatatcCCTAAGAATTTTCCTCCTAACCATGGCGGTTGTCCTCTTCATTGCTTCGACTTTACTGCTAGAGGTTATCAACACCTTCATATTAAATTACATCTACTCATTCAAAGATTACAGAATCACCCAGTGCAGGGACATAATTTGCTCCTTCTTTATCATCGTTAAAATGTCAATGGAGTCAATCGcacataatattataactGAGACCAGAAATGCAGAGCTCAgtttaattgttttaagGTTGCTACTGTCATTTGCCAACAAGATTTTCTTCACTTTATCTGTATCAATGATGTTTTTGTTCATTCTCAACGACTTCGTCgatgatttaaaaaaaacAAATGACATAACCAAAATCAAATGTGTAGATCTTTTGACCATgctttatattttattgaaGATTATTTTCTCAATATCACTATTCCCGTACGGCGTGAAGCAGATGTTCACATCAATCGTGTCACTGAAGAGGATCGGTGAGTTTATTGTTAACTGCTCGCCCAACTTTTACATCAGCGATAACAAGTTCACCGGCTCAACTGAAATGGCCAATGACGTGGTTAATTCCACCGGCCAGCTTGATAAAGATGTCGTCGTACTATACAAAAACGCCTCATTCACGTGGGTCAACAGCAGGAAGGATCTTCAGAACTTAAAGTTTCAGCCATATCTAAAAAACATTAACTTCCAGCTAAAGAGAGGTGAAATTGCAATAATTACAGGCCCTCAGGGTTGTGGTAAATCTAATTTCATCAGGTCAGTGCTCGGTGAGATGACACTGATTGATGGTTCAATGGCAGTAGTACCCCTACACACATCAATGCCTATATTCTTTGCTTCACAAGAAATATGGCTACAACAGGGAACCATCAGGTCAAACATCACCTTTGGACACAGATTCGATGAAGTTTTATACAAATCTGTTCTAAAAGCTGTTGAGCTGGAAACAGATATATCCTCATGGGATAGAGGTGATCTCAGGGTGGTTTCGAATTATGCCTTTTGCCTAAGTGGTGGTCAGAGGGTTAGGATTGAGATGGCTAGAGCTATTTATGCATATCTTGTGTTCAGTAAGGTTAACAAGGAGTATACCAGAAATCAGTGCTCATTCCTGATGTGCCTGGATTCACCGTTCCATGGATTGGATCCCTACGTATCACGGACAGTGTTCAACAACCTGCTTAACCTGAAGTCAGGCCTCCTTGTAAAAGATGATTTATCACTTATCATAACATCGTCTTTGTTGGAAATTGAAAAGTGCATTAAGACTTCAGAATTAAACAAGTTCCCAAAGATCCCTATATACCATATTTACAACATGACCATGACATTGTACCACGATCTCAAGGACTACTCTGAGATGGTAAAAGACGAGTTTGGCAGTTCCAGTTCTCACCTAGATGCTACTCCTAGAACTCCAGCAGACTATGAATCTGACTCCACCTTGTTCTCGTTCACGCACTTGATTGAAAAGGCGAGCGCGGACATCAATGAAAGTGAAATAAGGCATAACTTAACAATCAACAACTATAATAGAACTGAGTCGACAATCTGCTCAACGTCAAACAGTGGATTTAAGCCTTATGGTATTTACTTTTCAGCGGCAGGCGCTTTCTTTATATTCTTCTTATCCCTGACGTTTGCGGCGACTATCATGGATAACCTCAAGTTCATATTCGCCTCGGAGCTGGCAGACTACATCAGGGAACGTGTTGAGTTTAAAGGCACGCCTCATGAAATGATGAATAGATTTGCAGACATTCAGTCTCACAGTGACAAATCCCTAAAGGCGATTAGTTTATTTACAGTTTGCGTAATTGGGGTTTGTTCTGCAGGCACCATATTTTTAGTCATTTCTTGCGTAAAATCATCCCGTAAAATCCACGAGTACTGTATCAATTCGATCTTTACAAACAGCTCCGCAGTCGTTAAGATAAAGAGGAAGATCAGCCAGCTGATAACGTATTTGTCCTCGGACATTTTCCAAATTGATGAAAGTATCGGCTACGCCATGTCCACGGCACTGGTTTCACTGGTTGAATCCTTGATTCACGTTTTAACCCTGTGCTACTTGATTCCCTTCTCAACTCCCGTGATTGTTGTTGTCGTTTTTGTGATAATTAAGTTTGTTTTCATCCGCTACGTTAACGCCTCCAAGAACCTGCAACTCTCATCGCTGGAGTCCACGGCACACATCAACTCGGTTTGTGAAAACGCCATTTCAGGTTCCGAAGCCCACAGGTGTTTTAAGAAGGAGTGGAAGTTTATGGATGATATTATTGAGCACACAGACTACTACATGCGGTGTCTGTTTTTGAACAAGTCTGTGCTCACCAGGTCATCAATAATAGCCAAGGGTTTATTTTCCCTGATAAATCTTGTCTTGTTAATACCGTTAATAAGGTTTAAGTTTCACGAAGTTAAAATTCAAGTTGGTATTTACGGTTTAGCCATTTCACTGAGCATGATTGTCAGTTACGCGTTTACTAACTTTATGGTGTCCTTTGGCAGGCTGGAGGTTTTAATGTGCTCCATGAAGCGCTTTGAAAGCTTTGTTCCTCTAAATACCAAGTGCCGGTTTGAAAAGAAGCGAAATGTCAGGAAGGAAGATTTCATTGTTAACTACTCTAAGGACTCCCTTAACTCCATGATCACCAACGAATTTAAATACTACCTTTACAAGAGAAGAGTTAACGAGTATAAGAAAAAGAATTCCTGCTTTTCACTCAACACTGTTTTAAATCCTCCTAAACTGGTTATTTTGGACATTGCAACGGTCCTTCCAATTACTCACACTGGTTTAGAGATAAAAAAGATGTATGTTGATGCTTCCGAGTCTAATTCCCGGGTCCCTAACCACATCTTGAAGGACATAAACGCATCTGCTTCCGCTTCTGACATTATTGGTATCATTGGCAGGACTGGATCGGGTAAGACCACCCTGCTTTCTGTTATTCAAAACACTGTGGGCAACAGGACCGGTCAAGTCCTGTTGGATGGCAAGGATCTGAATGATATTCCTAGGCACATTTTGGGTCAGATTATCGGTGTTCTTCCTCAACTACCATTTGTTTTCAAGGGTTGGACCATTCGTAGGTTCTTGGATCCTAGGAAATTATTCACTGATGATGAGATTAACCAAGCCCTGGATAGCTGTGGCCTCCTCGAGTTTGTTAATCGCCTACCTGGTAACCTAAAGCTGGACACTGTTATTATCAAGGAATCCTTCACGATTACTAAAAGGACCgtaataaataaagagCCTGAGGTGGCCAAAAAGAGAGCCAGTGCTTACAGGAGATCTCTGACTGTTCATGACCTTAAGAATTACTACGCTGATAGTGATATGATTCTATCCAGTAGTCAGCTCAGGACACTCTCCTTTGCTAGACTAGTTTTATACAAGAAGTTCTACAGAATTATACTTGTTGATGAGCCCCCGTCTGAAAACTGTTCAGATAGTGACGGTCAGGAGCAATCACTGGATAAAGAAATTGGTATCCCGATTTATGAACTTCTGAAGGATCATTTCTGTCATTGCACGACTTTTGTAACTGCACATGATGCGAACGCGCTTGTTTTATGTACCTCCGTGTGGGTTATGCACAACGGGTACCTAATTCGGATCTGTGATAGGGAAGATATATCCCTGAATGAGTCAATCTCTAATATAATCGAAGAAAGTGTTAGGAGAAAGAGCTTAAACAAATga